TATCCCAAAGCGATTTCGGTATCTGCCGAAGACCAGGGGATGGAGTACCCGATGATCTGCTGGAACTATGGCCGCCCCGATGAGAAAGGCTTTGTGTCGGAAAGGATAAAGTACGGCAACATCAGCGTGATCATACACGAAGTAGGGCACAACTTTTTCCCGATGATCGTGAATTCTGACGAAAGACAGTGGACGTGGATGGACGAAGGGCTCAACACCTTTATGCAATACCTTGCCGAGCAGGAATACATGCCGAACTACCCGTCGAACCGTGGCCCGGCAGCCAATATCGTGCCTTACATGAGCGGCGACCAGAGCTTTTTGGAGCCGATAATGACGAACTCTGAAGCTATACACCAGTTTGGTTCCAATGCCTATGGCAAGCCGTGCACAGGATTGAATATGCTGCGCGAAGTGGTGATGGGCAAAGAGCTGTTCGACCATGCTTTTAAAACCTATGCCAACCGCTGGAAGTTTAAGCACCCGACACCTGAAGACTTTTTCCGTACCATGGAAGATGCATCGGCGGTAGACCTTGACTGGTTCTGGAGGGGATGGTTCTACACCACCGATTATGTAGATATGGGCATAAAGGAAGTGAAGCAGTATTATGTTACCGAAACACAGCCTGCCACGTTGAAGGATTATAAAGTGAAGAAAGGCCGCTTCAGTGAAGAGTCGGGTCCGTTTGTTTATATGGTCGCGGAAGCCGCCCTTGGCAAGCAGGAAAAAAAGGCTATGGATGCCAAAGACGTAAAGCTGCTGAATGATTACCTTAAAGAGAAATTCACTGCGGAAGACAGGGCAAAGCTTAAAGCGCCCAAATATTTTTATGAAGTAACGTTCGACAAGCCGGGCGATATGCTGATGCCGATACTTGTAGAGCTGGCATTTGAGGATGGCACTACAGAAAGCTACAACTTCCCGGTACAGATATGGAGGAAAAACAACCAGACGGCATCGCGTGTTTTTGCTACCGACAAGCGGGTTAAAAAGATCACGCTCGACCCGAAACTGCTTACCGCCGACATTGATGTGACCAATAACGTTTGGCCAAAAGAAGCCGTAAAGAGCAAATTTGACGAATTGGAAAAAGGAAAGTAATTGGCATTCAGATAATTTATATATTTGGAAAAAACCAACGTATGAAAAAACTATTACTATTCATTGCTTTTTTAATGTCTCTTAATGCTTTTGCACAAACACCTATCCAGGCTTTTTACACCGCATCGCTTATACCGGAAGACAGCAATATTACCAGCTATGACCTGGTAACATCCGCTTCAGGGCCGAACCAGTCAGCGACAGGTGCTAATGTGGTATGGAACTTCAATGATCTTACCCAGGTAACGACCACTGCTACTACCGTGCTCGCGGCTTCTGCCAATGATATTGCCAATTATCCCGGGACAACAATGGCCGTTGAGACTACAACGCAGGGTGGTAACCCATCGTATTATTACCTTGGCACATCAGGAAGTGCAACGTCCCTCACAGGGGCAGACACTTCACAAATGACCATTAAATATACCAATCCGGCACTGATAGGTAACTTCCCGATGAATTATGGTGACAGTACTTCAGATACCGTGGCAGGCACCTTTACGGGCAGTGGCTTTTCCGGGACCTTCACGGGGACAACGTCAACTTCGGTAGATGCCTACGGTACCCTTACTGTAAACGTTGGCTTTAGCGGCCCTAAGAATGTAACAAGGCTTAAGACTCTGCAAAACCTTTCGTTGGTATATATGGGCGTTCCTGTAGGTACGCTTACGCAGACTACCTACAGCTACTATAGCAGCGACTTTATGCTGGGGCCAGTATTCAGGAGTATCAACAGCCATATAGTTGTAGCTGCGCTAAGCATCGACCAGACACAAAACACCCTTGAAGTATATGACCAGATGGCGAATGGCGTTGAAGATTTCAATAACCGCCAGAAGGTTGTAATTGCCCCGAACCCCGTTAAGGATGTACTGCACATCGAAGGCGATGCAGCGATTGAATCAGTAAAGATAATCGATACTACCGGAAGGATAATTGCCGAGGGTAAAAGCAATGACATCCCGGTAAACCAGTTTCCTGCTGGCATTTACCAGGTGCTTGTGAAGGGACAAAGCGGCAGTAAATCCTTAAAAATGGTTAAACAATAAGCCTTTAGGTTAAAAAAGTTATTCAGGGCAATCCCTTTCACTCAACTTTGCGTAACTTTGTTTAATAAATACTCATAGTTATGTTTGGAATTGGCGGAGGGGAATTTTTCCTGATCTTGGTAGTAGTGCTGATGTTGTTCGGGTCGGATAAGATACCTGAAATCGCGCGTACGCTGGGAAAAGGGATGCAGCAGCTGAAAAATGCTACCAACGACATTAAAGCCGAGATACACAATAGCGCCGGTATAGACGACATTAAAAAGACATTTACCGAAATAGGCTCCGAAGATGTATCAAGGGATATAAAGGGCGAGATCGAAAAAATGAAAGAAAGCATCGAAGATACATCCGGTCCTATAAAACGCATCCAGTAATATGCTTGAGTATTTGCAGCAGCTCGACAGGGATGTATTCGTTTACCTTAATTCCCTGGGTTCAGAGACTTTCGACCCTCTTTGGGAAGTCATTACAAAACAGGTAAGCTGGATTCCCATTTTTGCGATCATACTTTATCTCGCGTTCAAAAGGCTCGGCTGGCGCCACGCCCTTTTGGTAGTAGGTATGGTAGCTTTACTGCTGATACTTACCGACCAGGCCACAAACCTTATAAAGAACAGTGTGCAGCGCCTTCGCCCGGGCAATAATCCGGAACTTGAAGGGTTGATAAGGGCAATTCAGCGCAGGCATTCGTTCAGTTTTATATCCGGGCATGCGTCAAATTCTATGGCGGTAGCTTTCTTCTTATACCGGGTATTGCACCCTTATATAAAATACATGGGCTTTTTCTTCCTTTGGCCGCTCATATTCGCCTACAGCCGCATCTATCTGGGGCTGCATTATCCCGGAGATATACTGATGGGCTACCTGTTTGGATTGTTCACAGGATGGCTGGTGCTCAGGCTGTATGTCTACCTTCGCGACCGGTACTTCCCCGAGCACGAAAAATTAGATAACCCGACTAACAGTGAGCCCGTCACGAATGGGTAGTAATACGGTTTCTACGCGGGGGTCTTCTTTTAGCAGGCGGTTGTATTCTAGTAAAACATTGGTGCTTTTATCATTGGCTTTTACAGGTTCCAAAACTTTTCCGCTCCACAATACATTATCCGATAAAATGATGCCGCCTTTATTCATCATCGGCACGATCATTTTAAAGTAATTGATGTAGTTCTCTTTATCGGCATCAATAAAAACAAGGGCGAATTTTTTTTGTAAAGTCGGTATGATTTCCAGCGCATTGCCTAAATGCTGCGTTATCTGATCCTTCCATGGCGACATCCTGAAATATTTTCCCTGAAGGTCATATAACTCTTCATTATTGTCGATGGTGTCCAGTGTGCCGTTCTCCCTAAGGCCTTCAGCAAGGCATAGGGAAGCATATCCGGTATAGGTACCGATCTCAAGGATGTGCTGCGGAGATACCAGCTTGGAAATCATGCTTAACACCCTTCCCTGGAAATGCCCGCTGAGCATGCGGGGCTGCAATATTTTCTGGTGCGTTTCCTTGTTAAGAGCGGCAAGTAGTTCAGGTTCGTTTTCGCTGTGGAAAGCTGCGTAATCTTCCAGTTCTTCGGATATAAAATGCATGGGGTAATTTTTTGCTAAGATACGAAATGACAGGTAGGGTAAACACTGTATTATTTGTTAATATCAATACAAACCCACAGCCTATGAACAAGATAATTACTATTGCTGCCTGCTTTTTTTGTATTGCCGTTTTTTCGCAGGTTACCAATTCCGGGAAGCCACTCAGCTGGGTAACGGAAAACATGGAAGATCTTGAGCCGGTGACAATGCCGCAATTCGATCTTGAAGCCTTACGTGCAGAAGATGAGCGCAATAAAGACAGGGCGGACATTCCATGGCGGTTTGGCTATGAGTTTCTTGTAGACCATAATCTTGGTAATAGCGGTACGTGGCATACATTACCGGATGGCGGACGCATTTGGCGGATACGCTACCGGTCTGCAGGTGCAAAAACGATGAACTTTCTTTTCAGCGATTTTTACATGCCAAAGGGCGCTACGCTATATCTTTATAATAATGGGCGCACCGATTTGCTTGGGGCGTATGATGCACAACAGAATAATGAGCAGCGCGTGTTGGGTACATGGCTCGTAAAAGGAGAGGATATCTGGCTGGAATACTACGAGCCCGCCGATGTAGCCGGGCGGGGACGGCTGGAAATATTTAAGCTGGTGCACGGTTACCGGGCTGCCAGCGACGCTATGAGTGATGACCAGGGATTGAATACTACAGGCGATTGCATGCGCGATGTCGATTGCCCCATGCCGGATATCCAGGCTTATAAGGATATTAATAAAAAGGCTGTAGCGCTCATTTTGGTTGGCGGTTCCTATTTCTGCTCCGGCGCGCTTATAAATAACACCAATAACGATGGCAAACCTTATTTTCTGACCGCAAACCATTGTTATTCCGATCCTGCGCTATGGGCTTTCCGCTTCAACTGGATAAGCCCGAACCCCGTTTGCGGTGAAGTGGGCGACAGCACCTCCAATGCGCCTGGCTTTTACCAGACCTCGAGCGGCGCAAACCTGGTAGCTAAATATTTTTATTCAGATTTTTGCCTCGTAGAGATACCATCGCAGCTTCCTGCCCTGTGGGACCTCGTATGGCTGGGATGGGACCATAGCGATACCACCCCGGCATCTACTTTTAGCATCCATCATCCCGCGGGCGATATCATGAAGGTGAACCGCGATCTCGACCAGCCTCTGCCGAGTATCGGCTTATTTTGGACCGTTGAGAATTGGGAGATGGGGGCAAATGCCGGAGGCTCTTCAGGCTCTCCGCTATTCGATAACAATGGTCGTGTGATCGGGCAATTGAAAGGCGGAAGTTCGGGGTGCAACGGCACTTCGTCCAATAACCTCCACGATATTTACGGAAGGTTTGGCATATCCTGGGAAGGCGGTGGCACTCCCGATTCGAGGCTGAAAGACTGGCTCGATCCTGCAGCTACGGGCGCAATGACAGCCGACTACTACATCCGGCCTGATCATCCCGTTGATGTAGAGCTAAACCTGGAATCACTCCTCACAGCTTTCTGCACCGATACCGGTTTTGCGACTGTTAATGTGATCAACGCCGGTACCGAACCGCTCCAGAACCTTCAATTAAGCTATAGCGTCAATTCAGGCCCGCCACAAATTGTCAGTTGGACGGGCAACCTCATGCATGGTGATAATTTTCCGTTGCAACTTCCCCCATTGAACGGTATCGCGGGCCAAAATTCAGTAGAGATCTCAGTTGTAACAGCAAATGGAGTTAACGACCCAAATACATCGAATAATACCGTATCCGGCAATTTTAATGTACTGCATTTTGGCACCGGTAATGTGCACCTGCACCTGCATACCGATTATTTCGGCAACGAAAGCAGTTGGGAGCTACAGGATGCCAACGGGGCGCTGCTTTATAGCGACGCAGGCCTTTCAGGGGATTCCGATTACGAGTATGATTTCGATCTCAGTGCAGAAGGCTGCTATAATTTCATCATGTCCGATCAGCATGGCGACGGGATGTGCTGCAGCTTTGGCCCGGGTGTGTACAGGCTTACCGCAGCAAACGGTGCTTTGATAGCGGAAGGTAGCCGGTTCGGTTTTTACGATTTTGTGAGCTTCCGGCTTTTTAATGGGCTTTCACTGGCTGAAAATGCCCTGCAGAATGTCAATATCTATCCGAATCCCTCCCAGGGATTGGTAACTGTCGAACAGCCGGGCAGCAATGCGCTTGATTATGTGGTTTATAATGTTTTGGGTCAGGAAACAATGAAGGGTACTGTTGCCGGGCAAAGATCGGTACTGGATATCACGGCCGCCCCTGATGGCGTTTACATTATAAAGCTTGAAGAAAAAAAAACAGGCAGGTTGATAAATTTCAGGCTTATAAAAGAATAGGCAGGGTTAAAGCGTTAAATAGATGTAATTTTCGCAAACAGTAATAAGCATTATTACAAAATACATTATTTTTACGCCCCTAAACCTAAACGAATGAAACTTAAATTTACTTTCTTGCTGATGCTTTTTGTGGGCATTGGCTATAGTCAGGTGACCAATGAAGGCAAGCCTGCAAGCTGGAAACTCCATAGCCTTGAAAATCTAGTGCCCCACACTATGCCGAAGTTCGACCTGAAAGCGCTCGAAGCCGAAGACAAGGCCAACGAGAACAGGAAAGATATACCATGGCGTTTTGGTACCGAGTTTTTGGTAGACCACAACCTGCAGAACAGTGGCAAATGGCATACGCTGCCTAATGGCGACAGGATATGGAGGATACGCTACTTGTCGAAAGGGGCAAAGACCCTCAACTTTCTTTTTAGTGATTTTTACATGCCAAAAGGTGGCAAAGTATATCTTTATAATAATGACCATACCGATTTGCTTGGCGCCTATGACGAAGCCCAGAACAATGATGAAAGGGTATTGGGAACATGGCTGGTAAAAGGCGAGGACATCTGGATAGAATACTATGAGCCGCTTGCCGTAGCCGGGCAGGGAAAGCTTGAAATATTCAAGGTTATCCACGGTTACCGTACTTCAGATGGCATGACGAAAGCAGTGGACGACGACCTCAACGGTTCCGGTGCGTGCAACTATGATGTTGAGTGCTACATGGGCGATATAGATGGCTTTAAAGACGTCAACAAAAAGGGTATAGCGCTGCTTATTACAAACAATAACAGTTTTTGCTCAGGTTCCCTTGTAAATAACACAAGCAATGATGGCACACCATACCTTCTTACTGCCAATCACTGCTACTCCAATCCGGCACAATGGGCCTTCCGCTTTAACTGGATAAGCCCGAACCCCGTTTGTTCAGGTAACGAGCCAAGTACAACCAATGCACCAAACTTCTACCAAACGGCCAGCGGTGCTACCCTAAAGGCAAAACGGGGCGGGAGCGATTTCTGCCTTGTGCAGATAACTGCAAACCTGCCGTCATCATGGGATTTGGTTTGGAACGGATGGGACCGCACGGACACAACACCAGCCTCGACCTTTGGTATTCACCACCCGGCGGGCGATATTATGAAAACATGCCGTGATTTCGATGCTCCTTCGCCCCAGGTCGATGGCGACGGCGTTAGCCTTTGGGTAATCGGCAGCTGGGATATGGGCGTAACCGAAGGCGGATCATCCGGTTCGCCGCTATTCAATAATGAAGGACGCATAATAGGGCAGCTGTTCTATGGCGAAGCCGCCTGCGACGGCACCCAGAACAACGGCCAATTCGATGCCTTTGGCCGCTTTGCGGTTTCATGGGATGCTGGTAGTACCGCTGCCACAAGGCTAAAAGAATGGCTGGACCCAAACAATACGGGCGCTACTATGGTAGATCCGTACCCTGCTCAGGAAACACTTGCACTGAATGCCAAAATGCTTATTCAGGATATTGGCCTTCAGCAATGTGGCACTACAATTTCACCGGTGCTAAGGCTCATTAACAAAGGCACAGAACCATTAGTGTCGGCACAAATAAATTATACACTAAATGATGGTACTCCTGCTGTATACAACTGGACAGGCAGCCTTAATAGTAACCAGGCAGCGGATATCGAATTGCCTCAGCTTAACGGCGCATCGGGCGAAAATGTACTCAATGTAACCCTCACGCTGCCAAATGGCGGAACTGACCAGGACACTTCCAACAACACAGCAACAACCACATTCATGGCAAGGGTATTCGATATAACTAATATTAACCTCAGCCTGTTTACCGATTACTATTCCGAAGAGACTTCATGGGAGCTCAGGAACGAGGCCGGTGATGTACTGTACGAAGGCGGCGGCAATTACGATTCGTTCCAGCAGTACAACGAAACTTTTGAACTTACAGAAGAAGGCTGCTATACCTTTACGATTTTTGATACAGAAGGCGATGGTATCTGTTGCGCCTATGGTTCCGGAAATTATACCCTTACAACGACCGGCGGTACAATAGTGGCCGAGGGCGGGTCATTTGGCGAATCGGAATCAATAAGCTTCAGGCTTCAGGATACAACAGGCACCGGCGAAAATTCGCTTAAGGCAGCAATTAAGGTATATCCAAACCCTTCTAATGGCGTTTTCAATATTACAGGTTCTGATTCGTCGCTGAAATATGAGCTGTTCAACGTGCTTGGCCAGCAGGTTAAGGCAGGCGAATTGGCCGCAGGCTCCGGTACGCTGGATATTTCGTCGGCTGCTAACGGGGTGTATATCCTCAAAATGGCCGACGCTACAGGCAGGCAGGCCAGCTATAAGCTTACCAAAAAATAATATTTAACATTCCGCTACTTCCATGAGTGTAGCTCTTCCCCTCCATTGGAGGGGTGCCTGAAGGGCGGGGTGGTTTCATAAAAAGAGGCTGTTCGAAATGATTTTCGAATAGCCTTTTCTTTTTAAGATCTGCGCCAATCCGTGAAAATCTGCCCGATCCGCAGCCTGTTCCTTTAGATGCGGGATCATCGGCGTTCCAATTTCAATCCCTATTCAATATTCGCAAATAGTTACTACCTTTGCGCCATGCAAACGGAAAAGAAAGACATAAGGGCGCTTACAAAAGAACAGCTTCGCGATTTTTTTGTGGCAAATGGGGATAAGGCATTCCGGGGCAACCAGGTATACGAATGGCTGTGGAGCAAGCGCGCGCACAGCTTTGACGACATGACCAATGTAGCTAAGCCCACACGCCAGATGCTGGAAGATAACTTTGTCATCAACCATATACATGTAGATGAGATGCAGCAAAGCAGCGACGGCACGGTAAAAAATGCCGTACGCCTGCACGATGGCCTGGTGGTAGAGTCGGTACTGATACCCACCAAGACCCGGACCACAGCTTGTGTGTCGAGCCAGGTAGGGTGCAGCCTCGACTGCAACTTTTGCGCTACGGCTAGGCTTAAACGCATGCGTAACCTCAACCCGGACGAGATTTACGATCAGGTGGCTGCTATAGACAGTGAAAGCCGCCTGTATCACAACAGACCGTTATCCAACATCGTCTTTATGGGTATGGGCGAGCCGCTCATGAACTATAATAATGTACTGAAAGCTATAGAGAAGATCACCTCACCCGAAGGGCTGGGGATGTCGGCAAAGCGTATTACCGTTTCTACTTCGGGCTTGCCCAAAATGATAAAAAAGCTGGCGGACGATGAGGTGCGCTTCAAGCTGGCGGTATCACTGCATTCTGCAATTGATGAGGTGCGGTCCAGGATCATGCCTTTCAGCGAGAATTTCCCGCTTAAGGACCTGCGGGAGTCACTTGAATATTGGTACAGCAAAACCAAAAGCCGCGTTACCTACGAATATGTGGTTTGGAAAGGCATCAACGACAGAAAAGAAGACATTGATGCCCTGGTGAAATTCTGCCGCTATGTACCCTGTAAGGTCAATCTTATAGAATACAACCCTATAGATGACGGCGAATTCCAGCAGGCCGATCCGGAAACGATAGAGGCCTATATAAAAGCGCTCGAACGCGATGGCATTGTGGTAAAAGTACGCCGCAGCCGCGGAAAAGACATAGATGCTGCCTGTGGGCAGTTGGCCAATAAAAACGAATCTTCGGCGAACGTTTAAACTTTGATAATTCCTTCTGAAGGGTAGGGGTTTTTCTTATCTTTGGGGCTCCATGAAAATAACCGAGCAGATCAAGCAGCCTATAGCGCAGGAAATGGAACTTTTCGAGAAAAAGTTCCGCGATTCCATGTCTTCAAAAGTAGCGCTGCTCAACAGGATCACCTATTATATCGTAAACCGAAAGGGCAAGCAGATGCGCCCCATGTTCGTATTTCTTACCGCCAAAATGATTAGCGGCGGTACGGTAAACGAACGTACCTATCGCGGGGCATCTGTTATTGAGCTGATACATACGGCAACGCTCGTTCATGACGATGTAGTAGACGACAGCAACCGCCGCAGGGGCTTTTTCTCTATCAACGCCTTATGGAAAAATAAGATCGCTGTTCTGGTTGGCGACTTCCTTCTGTCAAAAGGGTTATTACTTTCTATTGACAATGGTGATTTCGACCTGCTCCGTATCATCTCAGTTGCCGTGCGCGAAATGAGCGAAGGCGAATTACTGCAGATCGAAAAAGCAAGGAGGCTCGATATTACGGAAGATATTTATTACGAGATCATCCGCCAAAAAACAGCTACCCTTATCGCTGCGTGTTGTTCGCTTGGGGCGTGCTCTGTAGAGCCTAATGGCGTACATACGGAAAAAATGCGCAAATTCGGAGAACTCATTGGTATGGCTTTCCAGATCAAGGATGACCTTTTTGATTATACCGATGATGCTATTGGCAAACCTACCGGTATCGATATTAAGGAGCAAAAAATGACATTGCCGCTTATCTATGCCCTGAACAATTGCGCAAGGGATGAAAAGAAATGGCTTATCAATTCCGTTAAGAACCATAATAAAGATAAAAAGCGTGTTAAGGAAGTCATTGCCTTTGTGAAGCAAAAGGGTGGGCTTGCATACGCGGAACAAAGGATGGCGCAGTTTCGTGAAGAGGCGCTCCTGATTCTGGCTGATTATCCTTCATCCGTTTATAAAGATGCACTCGTCCTGATGGTGAATTATGTCATCGAAAGGAAAATCTAGCAATAATTAACCCAGTATTGTAGTTTTTTACCGAGAAAAATCACCTGCACTTTTCCAATGATTAGCTAATAAGAACTATACATTACCTTAACAATATCGTTTTAGGCTCTTTTTTTGAATTACTACATTTTTCCGAAACTGTTTGATTTATCAGATAATATGCGTTTTTTTATTAAAATAGATAAGGAATCGACTTCGTATAGTATTTATAATTGCGAATTAAAATTATAGAATTAAAAATCTTATTAAGTTTATCCTAACAAATACCAGAGTAAGAATCTCAATGTTCTGTTCTTATTTGTTGATTGAGGAAAAACATAGTCGCGCTTAATGTGGCTACTTCAAAAATATATATAGATTAAAGGAATGCAGCGGGTTTTACACATTGCCGCAATTTAAAAGAATAGTTTTTTATTTGTTTAGTTAAAAAGGCTGCCCCCCTGATTGGCAGCCTTTTTTTATTTTATGGCATACTGATAATCGGCGAAACAGCGTTGTAACTATAACCTCGCCTTATTATGAATGTAACAGGATATATTATATCACTTTGCTGTGCAGTTTTCTTCACTGCTCATTCACAGACAGCTGATGATATCAGGAAAATGGTAAATGACGTTGGTGCCGACAACAGCAACTTTTACTATGAGATACCTTTTGAGTATCCGGGAGAAATTGTGATTCGCGCAGAAGTAGGCGGGGAGCTTCATAACTTCCTTTTTGATACAGGCGGCTACACCATGATCGATGCCGCTTTGCTTCAAAAAAACAATTTTACTATTCTTGGAAAACAGCTTTTAAGCAGCACTAACGGGCTGGCGAAAGAAACCGATATTGTAAAAGCAGGGCAATTCAACATCGGTGGCCTGGTATTTAACGATGTGAAGGCCTACTGTATCGAGCTTGACAATTCTCCAAAACTGCAATGCATGGTCGATGGCGGCATCATTGGCTCGGCGATTATTCAAAATTATATTTGGCAGATAGATTATCCCAATAAAAAAATCATAGTTACCGATAATATAGAACGGCTTCCCGGAATGGAAGGCGCTTTAAAGATCCCGGTTTACCTGAATGGAAATCTCCAGCCCTATTTTATGTCGCGCATCAATGGCAGGTCGCAATGGCTGATGTTCGATACCGGTTGCGCCTCGCAATTATGGATAGGAGATAAGGATGCCACTAATTTTATCGATACGGCTCCTGCCAAGACTAAAATCATTGGCGGGTCGGTAGAAACACATCACGGCAGGGTTTCAGATGGTATCAATGTCTTTAAAGCCGACTGTGTAGTTAATGGTTTGGAATTTAATGCAACACCGGCCTATTACAGAGAAGGCTCGGGGCTTACACTGTTTGGTAATCCCGTAATAAAGGATTATATCGTGACTCTAAATTTCGCGCAGGGCGAAATGTATTTTAAGCCCATAAAAGAAAAACCTGCTGCAAAACAATGGGAGGGTTTTGGATTTACCCTTGAATACATGGAAGGCGATTATAAGATAGCAACCGTTATTGCCGGCACTGCCGCTGAAAAGGCGGGCCTGGTGCCGGGTGACAGGATTACGGTCATCAATGGCAAAAAGATTACATGCCCTGATTTTTGCGGTTGCTGGCAGGAATTCTCACAATTGCTCGAAAATTCGCAGGAAGTTATCCTCACTGCCAATAAAAATGGGAAAGCCCGGCAAGTAAAAATTACTAAGGGAAAAATATTTTGAATTTTATTTAAATACATCTTATTGTAATTCAAATACTTGTGTATTTTTATAAAAAATAGTAAGGAGTCCATGCAACCATTTTGAAAAGCTATTCGTCTATGCTAATAGAAGTCAGTTAGTAATTGAGAAATGAGGACAGCCTTCCGAACCAACAACAAACCAAAACAGGATTTTGAAAGTAATTGCCTTACATCAGGACGAAAAGGAGATCATAAGCCTGGCCGCCGAAAATAACCGGCATGCCCAGCAGAAGATCTACTCAAAACACGCGCCGAAGATGCTGAGTATCTGCCGGCAGTATATAAAGGACCTGCACCAGGCTGAAGACATAATGATAACTGCTTTTATGAAGGTCTTTACCAACCTGAAGAACTTTGAGCACAAAGGCAGTTTTGAAGGATGGATAAGGCGCATCATGGTAAACGAATGCATATCTTATCTGAGGGTGCAGAAGAAAGTAGGGTTTTTGGAAGATGAATTTTTT
Above is a genomic segment from Flavobacterium album containing:
- a CDS encoding T9SS type A sorting domain-containing protein is translated as MKKLLLFIAFLMSLNAFAQTPIQAFYTASLIPEDSNITSYDLVTSASGPNQSATGANVVWNFNDLTQVTTTATTVLAASANDIANYPGTTMAVETTTQGGNPSYYYLGTSGSATSLTGADTSQMTIKYTNPALIGNFPMNYGDSTSDTVAGTFTGSGFSGTFTGTTSTSVDAYGTLTVNVGFSGPKNVTRLKTLQNLSLVYMGVPVGTLTQTTYSYYSSDFMLGPVFRSINSHIVVAALSIDQTQNTLEVYDQMANGVEDFNNRQKVVIAPNPVKDVLHIEGDAAIESVKIIDTTGRIIAEGKSNDIPVNQFPAGIYQVLVKGQSGSKSLKMVKQ
- a CDS encoding Sec-independent protein translocase subunit TatA/TatB yields the protein MFGIGGGEFFLILVVVLMLFGSDKIPEIARTLGKGMQQLKNATNDIKAEIHNSAGIDDIKKTFTEIGSEDVSRDIKGEIEKMKESIEDTSGPIKRIQ
- a CDS encoding phosphatase PAP2 family protein, whose product is MLEYLQQLDRDVFVYLNSLGSETFDPLWEVITKQVSWIPIFAIILYLAFKRLGWRHALLVVGMVALLLILTDQATNLIKNSVQRLRPGNNPELEGLIRAIQRRHSFSFISGHASNSMAVAFFLYRVLHPYIKYMGFFFLWPLIFAYSRIYLGLHYPGDILMGYLFGLFTGWLVLRLYVYLRDRYFPEHEKLDNPTNSEPVTNG
- a CDS encoding O-methyltransferase, whose amino-acid sequence is MHFISEELEDYAAFHSENEPELLAALNKETHQKILQPRMLSGHFQGRVLSMISKLVSPQHILEIGTYTGYASLCLAEGLRENGTLDTIDNNEELYDLQGKYFRMSPWKDQITQHLGNALEIIPTLQKKFALVFIDADKENYINYFKMIVPMMNKGGIILSDNVLWSGKVLEPVKANDKSTNVLLEYNRLLKEDPRVETVLLPIRDGLTVSRVI
- a CDS encoding T9SS type A sorting domain-containing protein encodes the protein MNKIITIAACFFCIAVFSQVTNSGKPLSWVTENMEDLEPVTMPQFDLEALRAEDERNKDRADIPWRFGYEFLVDHNLGNSGTWHTLPDGGRIWRIRYRSAGAKTMNFLFSDFYMPKGATLYLYNNGRTDLLGAYDAQQNNEQRVLGTWLVKGEDIWLEYYEPADVAGRGRLEIFKLVHGYRAASDAMSDDQGLNTTGDCMRDVDCPMPDIQAYKDINKKAVALILVGGSYFCSGALINNTNNDGKPYFLTANHCYSDPALWAFRFNWISPNPVCGEVGDSTSNAPGFYQTSSGANLVAKYFYSDFCLVEIPSQLPALWDLVWLGWDHSDTTPASTFSIHHPAGDIMKVNRDLDQPLPSIGLFWTVENWEMGANAGGSSGSPLFDNNGRVIGQLKGGSSGCNGTSSNNLHDIYGRFGISWEGGGTPDSRLKDWLDPAATGAMTADYYIRPDHPVDVELNLESLLTAFCTDTGFATVNVINAGTEPLQNLQLSYSVNSGPPQIVSWTGNLMHGDNFPLQLPPLNGIAGQNSVEISVVTANGVNDPNTSNNTVSGNFNVLHFGTGNVHLHLHTDYFGNESSWELQDANGALLYSDAGLSGDSDYEYDFDLSAEGCYNFIMSDQHGDGMCCSFGPGVYRLTAANGALIAEGSRFGFYDFVSFRLFNGLSLAENALQNVNIYPNPSQGLVTVEQPGSNALDYVVYNVLGQETMKGTVAGQRSVLDITAAPDGVYIIKLEEKKTGRLINFRLIKE
- a CDS encoding T9SS type A sorting domain-containing protein — its product is MKLKFTFLLMLFVGIGYSQVTNEGKPASWKLHSLENLVPHTMPKFDLKALEAEDKANENRKDIPWRFGTEFLVDHNLQNSGKWHTLPNGDRIWRIRYLSKGAKTLNFLFSDFYMPKGGKVYLYNNDHTDLLGAYDEAQNNDERVLGTWLVKGEDIWIEYYEPLAVAGQGKLEIFKVIHGYRTSDGMTKAVDDDLNGSGACNYDVECYMGDIDGFKDVNKKGIALLITNNNSFCSGSLVNNTSNDGTPYLLTANHCYSNPAQWAFRFNWISPNPVCSGNEPSTTNAPNFYQTASGATLKAKRGGSDFCLVQITANLPSSWDLVWNGWDRTDTTPASTFGIHHPAGDIMKTCRDFDAPSPQVDGDGVSLWVIGSWDMGVTEGGSSGSPLFNNEGRIIGQLFYGEAACDGTQNNGQFDAFGRFAVSWDAGSTAATRLKEWLDPNNTGATMVDPYPAQETLALNAKMLIQDIGLQQCGTTISPVLRLINKGTEPLVSAQINYTLNDGTPAVYNWTGSLNSNQAADIELPQLNGASGENVLNVTLTLPNGGTDQDTSNNTATTTFMARVFDITNINLSLFTDYYSEETSWELRNEAGDVLYEGGGNYDSFQQYNETFELTEEGCYTFTIFDTEGDGICCAYGSGNYTLTTTGGTIVAEGGSFGESESISFRLQDTTGTGENSLKAAIKVYPNPSNGVFNITGSDSSLKYELFNVLGQQVKAGELAAGSGTLDISSAANGVYILKMADATGRQASYKLTKK